Below is a window of Arabidopsis thaliana chromosome 2, partial sequence DNA.
GGGATCTTAGAGCTTATGGATCAACTCTTTCCTCGTCATTACTTAGCTCTTCAggtttcctttcttcttctatcttttgAATTCTATAAAGTTTGACTCTTGCCACTGCCCTGATCTTTTGTAGTCtataaagtttgaatctttattAGCATCACTGTAGATTAGTTGAGTTTGTTTCGTAGGTTTTTGATGTTATGTTAAtgtttaggttttagagtGGAGGAGAGGACAAAAGGATTATTGTATCCCCTTGACATCGGAGGAGTATGCTAAAGGAATCAAAATTGCGGGTAGAGCTAGGGATATTAACCTTGCAGTCTATCTTTTCGATGAGGCGGCTAAGAAACGAATGCAGACTGCTTCAGTTTATAATTCTTTGATGAGTGTTTACATGTGGAACGGGCTTGCTGAGGAATGTCAGTCGCTTTTTAAAGATTTCAGGAGGCAAACGCATTGTGCGCCGACCGTTGTGACATATAATATTCTAGTATCTGTTTATGGTCGACTTTTGATGGTAAAGAATATGGAAGCAGCTTTTGAAGAGTTACAAAAAGTGAAGCTTCCTCCTAATTCTGTCACTTACAACTTTCTAATTGCGGGTTACATGACTGCCTGGAATTGGGATAAAATGGAAGCTACTTTTCAAGAAATGAAGAGGGGTCCAGTTGAGCCTGACACAGATACTTATCAGCTAATGCTTCGTGGGTATGCAAATTCTGGGAATTTGAATAGGATGGAAGAAATGTATGAAGTGATTAAAGATCAGGTTGGTGTAAACAGTGGTCCTTTGGTCAGAGCTATGATCTGTGCATATTGTAAGAAAGCTGTTGAGGATAGAGtccaaaagattgaaaatttattgagTCTTCTCTCTGGGGAGGAATATCTTCCTTGGTTGAATGTGCTTTTGATTCGACTATATGCTCAAGAAGACTTTGTGGAAGCAATGGAGAGTAAAATCAACGAGGCATTTGAGCAGAAGACATGTGTTAATAAGTCAAGTATCATGCGAGCAATCATTGCAGCTTACTTCAGGTGTAATGAAGTTGACAATCTTGCTAATTTCGTCAAGCGTGCTGAGTCTGCTGGGTGGAAACTATGCAGATCTCTCTACCACTGTAAGATCATGATGTATGGATCCCAAAAACGctttgaagaaatggaaggTGTTGTAAATGAGATGGCAGAGACCAATTATGGGCTTGTAACTAAAACGTTCGCCATTATGATTAAAGCTTATAAAAACCATGGAATGGAGTCAGATGCTGAGAAAGTGAAGGGAAAGATGCTGAAACGTGGGCTTTAGATGCACTTCAGTTTGCACAAAGAATTCTGTTGTTTCGATTTGTTCAGTGTCTTTATCAAGTGTGAACTCTGGCCAAACTGAGTATCAAATGGTTAGTGCTGTTTCTGCGTTTTCACAAGTCTCCTGTTTATAGTGACTTACCAGGGAGTTGTGCTTAGCTTTGGTCTCCCTTTTTAGCAATCAGGTTGTAGAACTGTCCCCCATGAGGCTGAATAAAAGATGCTGGATATGCTTCCATAATCCGTCATTAGGGGTTTTGGGATAAGACTAGTCCACAGTTCTTTTCCGTCATGAGTGACTCAACCATCACTAGTCTGCCATAGTTGTACATGTTACAGGCAGGGTTTGAAATTTCCATGGCAGATTTTGATCCTGTTGGCAGATGAGAAACCTCGGTAAAACAAATTCTCTGTGATCCATGAAGAACAGTGCCTGCTCTATCTGGACGTCTTACCTGTGTTTGCCGATACGATTAGAAGAGCTATGATTTTCTTCCTATTTGATGGCTCTGCCAAGTGAAGTTATTTCCTTGAAGAGAAACCTGACCGATGTTGCAGCGGGTTTCTCTTTCTGCCACCCCTGGGTTAAATTTCCAGATTGTCGTAacttaatttttgttgttgttaggcTATCACAGTCTTACATCCACATACTGCTCTGTTGTTTAGGCTTGAGCCCTGTTTGTAAATTTGAGGAAAACAGATAGCTCAGCTACACATGATGTTTCAGTATAGTGAGACGTCACTGGGATCTCAGTTACTAAATTTACAAGTTCTCACGAATAAGCCATGgatcttttaattttatcaagatttttgtttccttgtcaTTTCAATTCTTTGCAGTACTTTAACGATcagagaaagataaacaaTAGTTATAGATATCaaatgattgttttcttttcttgatccATTATTTATACAATGGAcaatgaggaagaagacaacagATAACAGAGCGTTCCATTAATGTTTATGATTCATATCAAGCAACACTGAAGGACGTAGCAGCATTCTCAACGAACTTCCTAGCTCCTTTGAACCACCTCTTGTCTCCTGCTTGAGCTTTGCAAATGTAAAGCTTTCCACCATTCACAGTGGCTGTTATCAGTTGGTGCTTCCCACCTTCATCTCCATCAGCTGTTCTTGTCAGAACCGACAAGTAATAGTATTCTTTCCCTCCGATTTCTTGTGTAGATGTTTCCAAAATGTTTGCAGTTGCTACTGCATTTGCATCAAACCCTCCCTGCAAAAATGATCAGTCACACTCTTTAAGGTATTGGTTCTTGTTTGAACCCAAAAACTCCTTCACCAACTAGAAAAGGAA
It encodes the following:
- a CDS encoding Tetratricopeptide repeat (TPR)-like superfamily protein (Tetratricopeptide repeat (TPR)-like superfamily protein; CONTAINS InterPro DOMAIN/s: Pentatricopeptide repeat (InterPro:IPR002885); BEST Arabidopsis thaliana protein match is: Pentatricopeptide repeat (PPR) superfamily protein (TAIR:AT2G48000.1); Has 13236 Blast hits to 5853 proteins in 219 species: Archae - 0; Bacteria - 7; Metazoa - 110; Fungi - 117; Plants - 12711; Viruses - 0; Other Eukaryotes - 291 (source: NCBI BLink).); translation: MASNFVKLGSQFIGKLTRVTSLPAHHTDLVQRVSILKDELLTIGNSKEKFQNVLDQKGQWLFRTYRDGAGILELMDQLFPRHYLALQVLEWRRGQKDYCIPLTSEEYAKGIKIAGRARDINLAVYLFDEAAKKRMQTASVYNSLMSVYMWNGLAEECQSLFKDFRRQTHCAPTVVTYNILVSVYGRLLMVKNMEAAFEELQKVKLPPNSVTYNFLIAGYMTAWNWDKMEATFQEMKRGPVEPDTDTYQLMLRGYANSGNLNRMEEMYEVIKDQVGVNSGPLVRAMICAYCKKAVEDRVQKIENLLSLLSGEEYLPWLNVLLIRLYAQEDFVEAMESKINEAFEQKTCVNKSSIMRAIIAAYFRCNEVDNLANFVKRAESAGWKLCRSLYHCKIMMYGSQKRFEEMEGVVNEMAETNYGLVTKTFAIMIKAYKNHGMESDAEKVKGKMLKRGL
- the PSBP-2 gene encoding photosystem II subunit P-2 (photosystem II subunit P-2 (PSBP-2); FUNCTIONS IN: calcium ion binding; INVOLVED IN: photosynthesis; LOCATED IN: in 7 components; EXPRESSED IN: 20 plant structures; EXPRESSED DURING: 11 growth stages; CONTAINS InterPro DOMAIN/s: Photosystem II oxygen evolving complex protein PsbP (InterPro:IPR002683), Mog1/PsbP/DUF1795, alpha/beta/alpha sandwich (InterPro:IPR016124), Mog1/PsbP, alpha/beta/alpha sandwich (InterPro:IPR016123); BEST Arabidopsis thaliana protein match is: photosystem II subunit P-1 (TAIR:AT1G06680.1); Has 35333 Blast hits to 34131 proteins in 2444 species: Archae - 798; Bacteria - 22429; Metazoa - 974; Fungi - 991; Plants - 531; Viruses - 0; Other Eukaryotes - 9610 (source: NCBI BLink).); this encodes MITPTDKKSITDYGSPEQFLSQVNYLLGKQAYVGETASEGGFDANAVATANILETSTQEIGGKEYYYLSVLTRTADGDEGGKHQLITATVNGGKLYICKAQAGDKRWFKGARKFVENAATSFSVA